Proteins encoded by one window of Glycine soja cultivar W05 chromosome 15, ASM419377v2, whole genome shotgun sequence:
- the LOC114385685 gene encoding uncharacterized protein At4g28440-like, producing the protein MASSNSTQQEGNKPAKRKPVFTKVDQLKPGTNGHTLVAKVLSSDTVVHKPRPSSAHNLKPTVIAECLIGDDTGTIVFTARNEQVDMMKAGATVILRNAKIDMFKGSMRMAVDKWGRVEVTDPADFEVKEDNNLSLVEYELVNVVEE; encoded by the exons ATGGCATCATCCAATTCGACTCAGCAAGAAGGGAACAAACCCGCAAAGAGAAAACCCGTGTTCACCAAAGTGGATCAGCTCAAACCTGGAACCAACGGTCACACGTTGGTGGCTAAGGTCTTGTCCTCCGACACCGTCGTACACAAACCGAGACCCTCTTCCGCACACAACCTCAAACCCACTGTCATCGCCGAGTGCCTCATCGGCGACGACACCGGAACCATCGTCTTCACCGCTCGCAACGAACAAG TTGATATGATGAAGGCTGGAGCTACAGTAATTCTTCGCAATGCAAAGATTGACATGTTCAAGGGATCAATGAGGATGGCTGTTGACAAATGGGGCCGTGTTGAGGTAACTGATCCTGCAGATTTTGAAGTTAAAGAGGACAACAACCTATCTCTGGTTGAATATGAATTGGTGAACGTGGTTGAAGAATAA